The proteins below are encoded in one region of Syngnathus acus chromosome 2, fSynAcu1.2, whole genome shotgun sequence:
- the smc5 gene encoding structural maintenance of chromosomes protein 5, with protein MAAPLKRIKLSHAHRSSSDSVPSGSQPSGANEAGCPFVEGAVLRITMKNFLTYDYTVVHPGPNLNMVIGVNGTGKSSIVCAICLSLAGKTTILERGDKIGSYVKRGCDQGFVEIELFKSSGNIIINREIHAATNQSVWRLNGETCNQKTVEEKVKALQIQVNNLCQFMPQGRVGQFAKMSKIELLEATEKSVGPPQLFQYHCELKSFRNKDREMENAIKEKTSYLEKSKQRYERNKLDETRYYEKKRHLDVIELIEKKTPWVEYETTRKELEGVKKERDEAKRELSVLKKSQLPMMTKIQAIEEQLKPSDTQMKTKSAAIKEASLKCKQKQDQLDRLFKEIEDIKQAFRMKQTEEEDQRKRIINVKLMIEDLKVGLAEIENQPDVTPRISEVNAELRHIQLEKSKVEEEKANLCREKNNLVAEMRMLEKKLGDMNNMMMVKEEKLRGRHRDTHTALQWLRQNRHLFSGNVYEPLMLVINMKDHRFAKYMENHIAFNDLRAFVFQRKDDMANFMKEVRDNMNLRVNAIIAPRETCSRMTPSRHIESLRRFGFFTYLRETFDAPDEVMSYLCHQYKVHEIPIGNEQTEAMINTVIQEPYIKVIYTNDQKYTIKKSFYSNITATKNTTVYPPKYLGITVDTEQKMQLEQQMKICQSRVPDIDEQLHQLQKEATVLDRRENELLTEKKTLLELKGKKRQLEQKISNKQDRLRELEQSGIDLKKIEAETKEKISAVNSKKTSIVTALLAQIKLRAKLTMEKVYLALEMVALLAEKTKLTNICRENTSALKEISDKCSRLDESTVLLKQQCKEFLNKAKSICRMKPDEALPQHLHHAFTKLPDTLDELEVMLNEERSRAECFPGLSNKVVEECKKREQEIRELEQELAEKNAAFTAFRQKMSQAKENWLNPLKQLVEQINDKFSDFFHAMKCAGEVDLHFENEEEYDKYGINIRVKFHESSQLHELTQFRQSGGERSVSTILYLMALQELNRCPFRVVDEINQGMDPINERRVYDILVSTACKEQTSQYFFITPKLLKNLSYVDEMTYVCIQNGPLMLGADKWVEEAFYRRVRRKKQTQARSRP; from the exons ATGGCAGCCCCCTTGAAAAGAATTAAACTCAGTCATGCCCACCGAAGCTCATCAGACAGTGTCCCCTCCGGCAGTCAGCCCAGTGGAGCCAACGAGGCTGGCTGTCCTTTTGTGGAGGGTGCGGTACTTCGCATCACCATGAAAAACTTCCT GACGTACGACTACACCGTGGTACATCCTGGACCAAACCTGAACATGGTTATCGGAGTAAATGGAACCGGCAAGTCCAGCATTGTATGCGCAATCTGTCTCAGCCTGGCAGGAAAGACCACCATCCTGGAAAGAGGAGACAAG ATCGGGAGCTACGTGAAACGAGGATGTGACCAAGGATTTGTTGAAATTGAACT TTTCAAGAGTAGTGGGAATATAATAATTAACCGAGAGATCCACGCGGCAACCAACCAGTCAGTGTGGAGGCTGAATGGAGAAACTTGTAACCAGAAAACGGTGGAGGAAAAAGTCAAGGCTCTGCAAATTCAAGTGAACAACCTTTGCCAGTTCATGCCTCAG GGAAGAGTGGGGCAATTTgccaaaatgtccaaaatcGAATTGCTGGAGGCGACCGAGAAGTCTGTGGGTCCGCCGCAATTGTTTCAGTATCACTGCGAGCTCAAAAGCTTTCGCAACAAAGATAGAGAAATGGAG AATGCTATAAAGGAGAAAACCAGCTATCTGGAGAAAAGCAAGCAGAGATACGAGAGAAACAAACTTGACGAGACTCGCTATTATGAGAAGAAGAGGCATCTGGATGTGATTGAGTTGATCGAGAAGAAGACACCGTGGGTG GAGTACGAAACCACCCGGAAGGAGCTTGAGGGTGTGAAGAAGGAACGAGATGAGGCGAAAAGGGAGCTCTCTGTCCTCAAGAAGTCCCAACTGCCCATGATGACCAAGATTCAGGCCATTGAAGAGCAGCTGAAGCCTAGTGACACgcaaatgaagacaaag AGTGCTGCCATTAAAGAAGCTtctttaaaatgcaaacaaaaacaagatcaGTTGGATCGACTCTTCAAAGAG ATTGAAGATATAAAACAGGCATTTAGAATGAAAcaaacagaagaagaagatcagAGGAAGCGTATCATAAATGTAAAACTGATGATCGAGGACTTAAAAGTTGGGCTTGCTGAAATCGAAAACCAGCCCGACGTGACGCCGAGGATCAGTGAAGTCAATGCTGAGTTGAGGCACATCCAACTGGAGAAGAGCAAAGTGGAAGAGGAGAAAGCCAACCTGTGTCGCGAGAAGAACAACCTTGTTGCAGAGATGAGAA TGTTGGAGAAAAAGCTCGGCGACATGAATAACATGATGATGGTAAAAGAGGAGAAGCTGCGTGGACGCCacagggacacacacacagccttgCAGTGGCTCAGGCAGAACCGACACCTCTTCAGCGGAAACGTCTACGAGCCCTTGATGCTTGTG ATTAACATGAAAGATCACCGCTTTGCCAAGTACATGGAGAACCACATCGCCTTCAATGACCTCAGGGCGTTTGTCTTCCAGAGGAAGGATGACATGGCAAATTTCATGAAAGAG GTGCGTGACAACATGAACTTGAGAGTCAATGCTATTATTGCTCCAAGAGAGACGTGCTCAAGAATGACTCCATCGCGGCATATCGAGTCCTTGAG GCGATTTGGGTTCTTCACCTATCTGCGTGAGACCTTCGATGCCCCCGATGAGGTAATGAGTTACCTCTGTCATCAGTATAAAGTGCACGAGATCCCCATCGGCAATGAGCAGACTGAAGCCATGATAAATACG GTGATACAGGAGCCCTACATCAAGGTGATATACACAAATGACCAGAAGTACACGATAAAGAAGTCCTTCTACTCCAACATTACCGCTACCAAAAACACAACCGTGTATCCACCCAAGTACCTCGGTATCACTGTGGACACCGAGCAGAAGATGCAGCTGGAGCAGCAGATGAAG ATTTGCCAGTCCAGGGTTCCAGACATTGATGAGCAGCTGCACCAGCTTCAAAAAGAAGCGACCGTCCTGGATCGCCGTGAGAATGAACTGTTGACAGAGAAGAAGACGCTCTTGGAATTAAAGGGCAAAAAGAGACAACTCGAGCAGAAAATCAGCAACAAACAGGACAG ACTGAGGGAGCTGGAGCAAAGCGGAATCGACCTGAAGAAGATTGAGGCAGagacaaaagagaaaataagtGCTGTCAATTCCAAGAAGACATCTATAGTTACTGCATTATTGGCACAAATTAAG CTGCGAGCCAAGTTGACCATGGAGAAGGTGTACCTGGCCTTGGAGATGGTGGCGCTGTTGGCAGAGAAGACTAAGCTGACTAACATTTGTAGAGAAAACACAAGTGCACTCAAAGAGATCAGT GACAAATGCAGCCGGCTGGATGAGAGTACAGTCCTGCTCAAACAACAATGCAAAGAGTTCCTGAACAAAGCCAAATCAATCTGCCGGATGAAGCCCGACGAGGCGTTACCGCAGCACCTCCATCAT GCTTTCACTAAGCTGCCCGACACGCTGGACGAGTTGGAGGTCATGTTGAATGAAGAGCGGTCCAGAGCCGAGTGCTTTCCGGGACTCAGTAATAAG GTTGTGGAGGAGTGCAAGAAGCGAGAGCAGGAAATCAGAGAGCTGGAACAAGAGCTGGCTGAGAAGAACGCGGCCTTCACTGCTTTCAGACAAAAGATGTCACAG gcCAAAGAAAACTGGCTTAACCCTCTGAAACAGCTGGTGGAACAAATCAACGACAAGTTCAGTGATTTCTTCCACGCCATGAAGTGTGCAGGAGAAGTGGATTTGCACTTTGAAAATGAG GAGGAATACGACAAGTATGGCATCAACATTCGGGTCAAGTTCCACGAGAGCAGTCAACTGCATGAACTGACACAATTCCGTCAGAGTGGAGGAGAGCGCAGCGTTTCCACCATTTTGTACCTCATGGCCCTGCAGGAGCTCAACCGCTGCCCCTTCAGAGTGGTAGATGAGATCAACCAG GGTATGGATCCTATCAATGAGAGGAGAGTTTATGACATTCTGGTCAGCACCGCCTGCAAAGAGCAAACGTCGCAGTACTTCTTCATCACACCCAAA TTGCTGAAGAACCTCAGCTACGTCGACGAGATGACCTACGTTTGTATCCAAAACGGCCCTTTGATGCTTGGCGCCGACAAGTGGGTCGAGGAGGCGTTCTATCGACGCGTTCGCCGGAAAAAGCAAACTCAGGCTAGATCGAGACCTTGA
- the LOC119118956 gene encoding gamma-crystallin M2-like translates to MGKRLTTVSLPKITFYEEKKFLGRCYNCSSDCADLHSYFSRCSSIRVESGVWVVYEKPNYKGFQYILCPGEYADNQQWMAFSDNVKSCRAIKNVYGNAWKLRLYERPNFGGQMVECTDDCSSLYDTYKVREAYSCVVSDGAWVFYELPNYRGHQYLLEQGEYRQHDDWAASSPGIGSFRRVTEF, encoded by the exons ATGGGGAAG AGACTCACAACCGTCTCTTTGCCAAAGATCACCTTCTACGAGGAGAAGAAATTCCTGGGCCGCTGCTACAACTGCAGCAGCGACTGCGCAGACCTGCACTCCTACTTCTCCCGCTGCAGCTCCATCCGGGTGGAAAGTGGCGTGTGGGTGGTCTACGAGAAGCCCAACTACAAGGGCTTCCAGTACATCCTCTGCCCGGGCGAGTATGCCGACAACCAGCAGTGGATGGCCTTCAGCGACAACGTTAAATCCTGCCGCGCCATCAAGAAT GTTTATGGCAACGCGTGGAAGCTGAGGCTCTACGAGAGGCCAAACTTTGGCGGCCAGATGGTGGAATGCACCGACGACTGTTCCTCGCTGTATGACACCTACAAGGTGCGCGAGGCCTACTCTTGCGTGGTGAGCGACGGCGCCTGGGTGTTCTACGAACTCCCTAACTACAGGGGTCATCAGTACCTCCTGGAGCAGGGCGAGTATCGGCAGCACGACGACTGGGCCGCTTCCTCTCCCGGCATCGGCTCCTTCCGCAGGGTCACAGAATTCTAG